The proteins below come from a single Beutenbergia cavernae DSM 12333 genomic window:
- a CDS encoding DUF4307 domain-containing protein → MTSAPDARSAAAPAAAEHTAYLAERYGAPRDPRRTRRLLVVVVAALVVLGGVAVTWVALAQARVEIRTRDVGYEIISDERTDITFDVIRSDPSTTVRCAAQALDRGFGQVGVAEVVVGPSDRTATRVTVEVATIQRASNGIVVEGACVTLPAETSDVE, encoded by the coding sequence GTGACGTCCGCGCCCGATGCCCGTTCCGCAGCCGCCCCGGCGGCGGCGGAACACACGGCGTACCTGGCCGAGCGGTACGGGGCTCCACGAGACCCCCGCCGCACCCGGCGGCTGCTCGTCGTCGTCGTCGCGGCGCTCGTGGTGCTCGGAGGGGTCGCCGTCACCTGGGTCGCCCTGGCCCAGGCCCGCGTCGAGATCCGCACCCGCGACGTCGGCTACGAGATCATCAGCGACGAGCGCACCGACATCACGTTCGACGTGATCCGCTCCGACCCGAGCACCACCGTGCGGTGCGCGGCACAGGCTCTCGACCGCGGCTTCGGGCAGGTGGGCGTCGCGGAGGTCGTCGTCGGACCGTCGGACCGGACCGCGACCCGCGTCACGGTCGAGGTCGCCACCATCCAACGAGCGTCCAACGGCATCGTCGTCGAGGGCGCCTGCGTCACGCTTCCCGCCGAGACGTCGGACGTGGAGTAG
- a CDS encoding DUF418 domain-containing protein, translating to MDSDTRRILAPDLARGFMLLLIALAHAPLYLSTAARGPDGRPTAVSAADQVVSVVEELFVHSRAYPLFAVLFGYGLVWSLERRRREGASDAVARSTVRRRGWWLLLFGLVMALVVTPVEILGAYGLVAVLVAGLLVRSDRALNRAIWILTPVMAALVVVGTVTFIAPTGAGASEPWSTLGYGLGELITRVVLWIVVVLSNVAFYPILLVVLIGAWAARRRILEDVPRHRALLRRTAVGGITVAVAGSLPQVLLGIGALPADAATWTLSLQVLTGVFGGLGYAAAFALFAHSVRSRTAEIRPLVATGRRSLTSYIVMEAALVVLMSSVFLGLGERTGVAGAAAVAVAAWAAAVASATLLDRAGRPGPADQLLRRLVRGRVRVAVR from the coding sequence ATGGACTCCGATACTCGACGCATCCTCGCCCCCGACCTCGCACGCGGGTTCATGCTGCTCCTGATCGCGCTGGCGCACGCCCCGCTCTACCTGTCGACCGCGGCGCGTGGCCCGGACGGCCGACCGACCGCCGTGAGCGCCGCCGACCAGGTCGTCTCCGTGGTCGAGGAGCTCTTCGTGCACAGCCGCGCGTACCCGCTGTTCGCGGTGCTCTTCGGGTACGGACTCGTGTGGTCGCTCGAGCGCCGCCGGCGGGAGGGAGCGAGCGACGCCGTCGCGCGCTCCACCGTCCGGCGCCGCGGCTGGTGGCTCCTGCTCTTCGGCCTCGTCATGGCGCTCGTGGTCACGCCGGTGGAGATCCTCGGGGCGTACGGCCTCGTGGCGGTGCTCGTCGCGGGCCTGCTCGTGCGGAGCGATCGCGCGCTGAACCGTGCGATCTGGATCCTGACACCGGTCATGGCCGCCCTCGTGGTGGTCGGAACCGTCACCTTCATCGCCCCGACGGGCGCCGGTGCGAGCGAGCCGTGGTCCACCCTCGGCTACGGTCTGGGCGAGCTCATCACCCGAGTCGTGCTCTGGATCGTCGTCGTTCTCAGCAACGTCGCCTTCTACCCGATCCTGCTCGTCGTCCTCATCGGGGCGTGGGCCGCCAGGCGGCGGATCCTGGAGGACGTCCCGCGTCATCGAGCGCTCCTGCGCCGTACCGCGGTCGGCGGGATCACCGTCGCCGTGGCCGGCTCGTTGCCGCAGGTCCTCCTGGGCATCGGTGCGCTGCCCGCCGACGCCGCGACGTGGACGCTGAGCCTGCAAGTGCTGACCGGGGTGTTCGGCGGTCTGGGTTATGCAGCCGCGTTCGCGTTGTTCGCGCACTCCGTCCGGAGCCGCACGGCCGAGATCCGCCCGCTGGTCGCGACCGGCCGGCGATCCCTGACCAGCTACATCGTCATGGAGGCTGCGCTCGTCGTCCTCATGTCGAGCGTGTTCCTCGGACTCGGCGAGCGGACCGGCGTGGCGGGGGCGGCCGCCGTCGCTGTCGCGGCGTGGGCCGCAGCGGTGGCGTCGGCCACTCTCCTGGACCGGGCCGGACGCCCGGGTCCGGCGGACCAGCTGCTGCGCCGTCTGGTGCGAGGCCGCGTCCGGGTCGCCGTCCGGTGA
- the mca gene encoding mycothiol conjugate amidase Mca, protein MAVHAHPDDESSKGAAAMAKYADEGVDVLVVSCTGGERGDVLNPKLQGDPEVERDLPGLRRREMAKAAAELGVRQTWLGFVDSGLPEGDPLPPLPEGCFALEPLDVTTHALVRVIREFRPHVMTTYDETGGYPHPDHIMTHTVSMAAYEAAADPERYPDAGEPWAIQKVYYNAGFSIDRLRAVHAAMSDRGLASPFAEWLESREEWPQREVTTQVECAAYFGHRDRALIAHATQIDPDGFFFAVPRDVEADVWPWDDFELATARVPTSVPETDLFAGVRSA, encoded by the coding sequence ATGGCGGTGCACGCTCACCCCGACGACGAGTCGAGCAAGGGGGCGGCGGCCATGGCCAAGTACGCCGACGAGGGCGTCGACGTCCTCGTCGTGTCGTGCACGGGCGGCGAACGCGGCGACGTCCTCAATCCCAAGCTGCAGGGCGACCCGGAGGTGGAACGCGACCTGCCCGGTCTGCGGCGTCGGGAGATGGCGAAGGCGGCCGCGGAGCTCGGGGTGCGGCAGACCTGGCTCGGGTTCGTCGACTCGGGCCTCCCGGAGGGCGACCCGCTGCCGCCGCTGCCCGAGGGATGCTTCGCGCTCGAACCGCTGGACGTCACGACGCACGCGCTCGTGCGCGTGATCCGCGAGTTCCGCCCCCACGTGATGACCACGTACGACGAGACCGGCGGCTACCCGCACCCGGACCACATCATGACCCACACGGTCTCGATGGCGGCGTACGAGGCCGCGGCAGACCCCGAGCGCTACCCCGACGCCGGCGAACCCTGGGCGATCCAGAAGGTCTACTACAACGCGGGCTTCTCGATCGACCGCCTCCGGGCCGTCCACGCCGCGATGTCCGACCGCGGCCTCGCCTCCCCCTTCGCAGAGTGGCTCGAGAGCCGCGAGGAGTGGCCGCAGCGGGAGGTCACGACCCAGGTCGAGTGCGCGGCGTACTTCGGTCACCGGGACCGGGCGCTCATCGCCCACGCGACCCAGATCGACCCCGACGGCTTCTTCTTCGCAGTCCCGCGCGACGTCGAGGCCGACGTGTGGCCGTGGGACGACTTCGAGCTGGCGACGGCGCGCGTCCCCACCAGCGTCCCCGAGACGGACCTCTTCGCGGGGGTGCGGTCGGCATGA
- a CDS encoding nitrilase-related carbon-nitrogen hydrolase: protein MTTAADRTSGDPAHPDRAGEVRVAVVQLDASGDPASSRAAAVDAVESAAEAGAALVVLPEYASGWAPRLGPELAVADSFVPALQEAARRSGAAVVAGTVERGADQSRGRNVAVAIGADGSVSGTYAKVHLYDAFGVRESDFLDAGAPDDDGAPLVVDVIAPSGGVVRVGVLTCYDLRFPESARVLVDAGADVLAIGAAWAAGEHKADHLRTLARARAIENTSWLLLASQCGRGRTGRSAVIDPLGVVESEADGEAPAVVVADVSAARVARVRATNPALAHRRYAVVPRA from the coding sequence ATGACGACGGCCGCCGACCGGACCTCCGGCGACCCGGCGCACCCCGACCGGGCCGGCGAGGTGCGGGTCGCCGTCGTCCAGCTCGACGCGTCCGGAGACCCTGCCTCCAGCCGGGCCGCCGCCGTCGACGCCGTGGAGTCGGCAGCCGAGGCGGGCGCCGCTCTCGTGGTCCTGCCGGAGTACGCCTCGGGGTGGGCGCCGCGGCTCGGCCCCGAGCTCGCCGTCGCCGACTCGTTCGTCCCCGCCCTTCAGGAGGCGGCCCGCAGGTCGGGCGCCGCCGTGGTCGCCGGCACCGTGGAACGTGGAGCCGACCAGAGCCGTGGGCGGAACGTCGCCGTCGCGATCGGCGCCGACGGCTCCGTCAGCGGAACCTACGCCAAGGTCCACCTCTACGACGCGTTCGGGGTGCGGGAGTCGGACTTCCTCGATGCGGGTGCTCCCGACGACGACGGCGCTCCTCTCGTCGTCGACGTCATCGCCCCGTCGGGTGGGGTCGTGCGGGTGGGGGTCCTCACGTGCTACGACCTGCGGTTCCCGGAGTCGGCGCGGGTGCTCGTCGACGCGGGTGCCGACGTGCTAGCGATCGGCGCTGCGTGGGCGGCGGGCGAGCACAAGGCCGATCACCTGCGCACGCTGGCGCGCGCGAGGGCGATCGAGAACACGTCCTGGCTGCTGCTCGCGAGTCAGTGCGGCCGCGGCCGGACGGGGCGCAGCGCCGTGATCGATCCGCTGGGCGTGGTCGAGTCGGAGGCCGACGGCGAGGCCCCGGCCGTCGTGGTGGCCGACGTGAGCGCGGCGCGCGTCGCGCGGGTGCGGGCCACGAATCCGGCCCTCGCGCACCGGCGCTACGCCGTCGTCCCGCGCGCCTGA
- a CDS encoding PPK2 family polyphosphate kinase: MGKKKAKGTTTTAAQAVRIGDGFRLADVDAAATPGWTGDRAQAEARTQELGREMSELQERLFAHGRTGGTQAVLLVLQGLDTSGKGGVVRHVIGMVDPQGVALASFGVPTAEELRHHYLWRIRRALPPPGRIGVFDRSHYEDVLVVRVDELVPRETWEQRYDEINRFERQTAERGIRIIKVALVVSEAEQYARLRERLERPDKHWKYNPSDLATRKRWPLYRDAYQDVFDRTSTDLAPWHVVPADRKWYARLAVSELLVEALRDLQLDWPVADYDVAAELAKLDATAPAGSASASGATTSSPKASKKAGKKSGKKKK; this comes from the coding sequence GTGGGAAAGAAGAAGGCGAAGGGCACGACGACGACCGCCGCGCAGGCCGTGCGGATCGGCGACGGCTTCCGGCTGGCGGACGTCGACGCAGCGGCCACGCCCGGATGGACGGGCGACCGTGCCCAGGCGGAGGCACGCACCCAGGAGCTCGGACGCGAGATGTCCGAGCTGCAGGAGCGCCTCTTCGCGCACGGCCGCACGGGCGGCACGCAGGCCGTGCTGCTCGTGCTCCAGGGGCTCGACACGTCCGGCAAGGGCGGCGTCGTCCGCCACGTCATCGGCATGGTCGACCCGCAGGGCGTCGCGCTCGCCTCGTTCGGCGTCCCGACGGCGGAGGAGCTCCGGCACCACTACCTGTGGCGGATCCGGCGCGCGCTGCCCCCGCCCGGGCGCATCGGCGTCTTCGACCGCTCGCACTACGAGGACGTCCTCGTGGTGCGCGTCGACGAGCTGGTGCCGCGCGAGACGTGGGAGCAGCGCTACGACGAGATCAACCGGTTCGAGCGCCAGACGGCGGAGCGCGGCATCCGGATCATCAAGGTCGCCCTCGTCGTGTCCGAGGCCGAGCAGTACGCGCGTCTGCGCGAACGGCTCGAGCGCCCGGACAAGCACTGGAAGTACAACCCGTCGGACCTCGCCACCCGCAAGCGCTGGCCGCTGTACCGCGACGCGTACCAGGACGTCTTCGATCGCACGTCAACCGACCTCGCCCCGTGGCACGTGGTCCCCGCGGACCGCAAGTGGTACGCGCGTCTCGCGGTCTCGGAGCTCCTCGTGGAGGCATTGCGGGACCTTCAGCTCGACTGGCCGGTGGCCGACTACGACGTCGCCGCGGAGCTCGCGAAGCTCGACGCGACGGCGCCCGCCGGCTCGGCGTCCGCGAGCGGCGCCACCACGAGCAGTCCGAAGGCCAGCAAGAAGGCCGGCAAGAAGAGCGGCAAGAAGAAGAAGTGA
- the trhA gene encoding PAQR family membrane homeostasis protein TrhA — protein MATAQQPGTGDPAPSSGAVPHDSASDEAEQTVPAAVVAAIKPHLRGWIHAGMTPFVVAAGIVLVALSPTPAARVSTGVFALATTLLFTMSAVYHRGTWSARVAAVLRRFDHANIFLVIAGTYTPLAVLLLPTSTATTLLLVVWGGALAGILARVFWLGAPRWLYVPIYLALGWVAVWFLPAFGRAGSPAIMWLVIAGGLGYTAGAVVYALKRPNPSPRWFGFHEIFHVGTLIGYVCHYIAVAMASFALR, from the coding sequence ATGGCAACAGCGCAGCAGCCGGGCACGGGCGACCCCGCGCCCTCCAGCGGCGCCGTGCCGCACGACTCCGCGAGCGACGAGGCCGAGCAGACCGTCCCGGCCGCCGTCGTCGCCGCGATCAAGCCGCACCTGCGGGGCTGGATCCACGCCGGGATGACGCCCTTCGTCGTCGCCGCCGGGATCGTGCTCGTCGCCCTCTCACCGACTCCCGCCGCGCGGGTCAGCACCGGCGTGTTCGCCCTGGCCACGACGCTGCTCTTCACGATGAGCGCCGTCTACCACCGCGGGACCTGGAGCGCCCGCGTCGCCGCCGTCCTGCGGCGGTTCGACCACGCGAACATCTTCCTGGTCATCGCCGGCACCTACACCCCCCTCGCCGTCCTCCTGCTGCCGACCTCCACGGCGACCACGCTCCTGCTCGTCGTCTGGGGCGGGGCCCTCGCCGGCATCCTCGCCCGGGTCTTCTGGCTCGGCGCGCCACGATGGCTGTACGTGCCGATCTACCTCGCGCTCGGCTGGGTCGCCGTGTGGTTCCTCCCCGCGTTCGGTCGCGCCGGGTCCCCGGCGATCATGTGGCTCGTCATCGCCGGCGGACTCGGCTACACGGCCGGCGCCGTCGTCTACGCCCTCAAACGGCCCAACCCTTCTCCGCGCTGGTTCGGGTTCCACGAGATCTTCCACGTCGGCACGCTCATCGGCTATGTGTGCCACTACATCGCCGTCGCGATGGCCTCCTTCGCCCTGCGCTGA
- a CDS encoding isoprenyl transferase encodes MSRRSLVYGLYERRLEAALPREAVPHHVGIILDGNRRWARAGGNRAAHGHRRGADKIADVLGWSEDIGVQIVTLWMLSTDNLARDPEEVGELLGIIEDAVAELATSRRWRIRVVGALDLLPESTADRLRAAQELTSDVEGMGVNVAIGYGGRREIADAVRGLLKEHALAGTSIDELAQTLTVEHIAEHLYTKGQPDPDLVIRTSGEQRLGGFLLWQSVHSEFYFCEAYWPDFRRVDFLRAVRSYAMRERRMGR; translated from the coding sequence ATGAGCCGGCGATCCCTCGTCTACGGGCTGTACGAGCGCCGGTTGGAGGCGGCCCTGCCTCGCGAGGCGGTCCCGCACCACGTCGGCATCATCCTCGACGGCAACCGCAGGTGGGCCCGCGCCGGGGGCAACCGGGCCGCGCACGGGCATCGGCGTGGCGCGGACAAGATCGCCGACGTCCTCGGCTGGTCGGAGGACATCGGCGTCCAGATCGTGACGCTGTGGATGCTCTCCACCGACAACCTCGCGCGCGATCCCGAGGAGGTCGGGGAGCTCCTGGGGATCATCGAGGACGCCGTGGCGGAGCTCGCGACCTCGCGGCGATGGCGGATCCGTGTGGTGGGGGCGCTGGACCTGCTGCCGGAGTCGACCGCCGACCGGCTCCGGGCGGCGCAGGAGCTGACGTCCGACGTGGAGGGCATGGGCGTCAACGTCGCCATCGGCTACGGCGGGCGCCGCGAGATCGCCGACGCCGTCCGCGGCCTGCTCAAGGAGCACGCCCTCGCCGGGACGAGCATCGACGAGCTCGCGCAGACGCTCACCGTGGAGCACATCGCCGAGCACCTGTACACGAAGGGGCAGCCCGACCCGGATCTCGTCATCCGCACGTCCGGCGAGCAACGGCTCGGCGGCTTCCTCCTGTGGCAGAGCGTGCACAGCGAGTTCTACTTCTGCGAGGCGTACTGGCCGGACTTCCGGCGCGTGGACTTCCTGCGCGCCGTGCGTTCCTACGCGATGCGCGAGCGACGGATGGGAAGGTAG
- a CDS encoding PhoH family protein: MSQRLTYVLDTSVLLSDPRAVLRFAEHDVVLPVVVVTELEAKRHHAELGYFARSALRLLDDLRVKHGRLDAPVPVNDDGGTVRVELNHSDPQVLPAGLRLGDNDTRILSVAANLRAEGTDVVVVSKDLPMRVKASAVGLAAEEYRAQLAVDSGWTGMAEADLAEGEMADLYSNERLSIADLMSPEAVQDLPVHTGLVLHSPRGSALGRVTVDKHVQLVRGDRDVFGVHGRSAEQRIAIDLLLDEEIGILSLGGRAGTGKSALALAAGLEAVMERRSHRKVMVFRPLYAVGGQELGYLPGSEAEKMNPWAQAVFDTLGAVVSREVVEEVMDRGMLEVLPLTHIRGRSLHDAFVIVDEAQSLERNVLLTVLSRIGQSSRVVLTHDVAQRDNLRVGRHDGVAAVIEALKGHPLFAHVTLTRSERSPVAALVTEMLEGADL; the protein is encoded by the coding sequence GTGTCGCAGCGGCTCACGTACGTGCTCGACACCTCCGTGCTCCTGTCGGATCCGCGGGCGGTCCTCCGCTTCGCCGAGCACGACGTCGTCCTGCCGGTCGTCGTCGTCACCGAGCTCGAGGCCAAGCGCCACCACGCGGAGCTGGGGTACTTCGCGCGCAGCGCGCTGCGGCTGCTCGACGACCTCCGGGTCAAGCACGGACGCCTGGACGCGCCCGTACCGGTGAACGACGACGGCGGGACGGTGCGCGTCGAGCTCAACCACTCCGACCCGCAGGTCCTGCCGGCCGGGCTGCGCCTCGGGGACAACGACACCCGGATCCTCTCCGTGGCGGCGAACCTGCGCGCGGAGGGGACCGACGTCGTCGTCGTCAGCAAGGACCTGCCGATGCGGGTCAAGGCCTCCGCCGTCGGGCTCGCCGCGGAGGAGTACCGCGCGCAGCTGGCCGTCGACTCGGGCTGGACCGGGATGGCCGAGGCCGACCTCGCCGAGGGCGAGATGGCCGACCTGTACTCGAACGAGCGCCTCTCGATCGCCGACCTCATGAGCCCCGAGGCGGTGCAGGACCTGCCCGTGCACACCGGTCTCGTGCTGCACTCGCCACGGGGTTCGGCGCTCGGCCGCGTGACGGTGGACAAGCACGTGCAGCTGGTGCGCGGGGACCGCGACGTGTTCGGCGTCCACGGGCGCAGCGCCGAGCAGCGCATCGCGATCGACCTCCTGCTCGACGAGGAGATCGGCATCCTGTCGCTCGGTGGGCGGGCGGGGACGGGCAAGTCGGCGCTCGCGCTGGCCGCGGGCCTGGAGGCGGTGATGGAGCGCCGCTCCCACCGCAAGGTCATGGTGTTCCGGCCGCTGTACGCCGTCGGCGGCCAGGAGCTCGGCTACCTGCCCGGCAGCGAGGCCGAGAAGATGAACCCCTGGGCGCAGGCGGTCTTCGACACGCTCGGCGCGGTTGTCTCGCGGGAGGTGGTCGAGGAGGTCATGGACCGCGGCATGCTCGAGGTGCTGCCGCTCACGCACATCCGCGGGCGCTCGCTGCACGACGCGTTCGTGATCGTGGACGAGGCGCAGTCGCTGGAGCGCAACGTGCTCCTCACGGTGCTCTCGCGCATCGGGCAGAGCTCGCGTGTGGTCCTCACGCACGACGTGGCGCAGCGTGACAACCTCCGCGTCGGCCGGCACGACGGCGTCGCCGCCGTGATCGAGGCGCTCAAGGGTCACCCGCTGTTCGCGCACGTCACGCTGACCCGCTCCGAGCGGTCGCCCGTGGCGGCGCTCGTCACGGAGATGCTGGAGGGCGCCGACCTCTGA
- a CDS encoding dihydrolipoyl dehydrogenase family protein — MDTYDVVVIGAGPAGTAAALRAAELGARVAVLEADRVGGTCVNSGCVPTRVLAKTARLVREVRTADRYGIGAGPGLVDWPTTVARVHATVDRVRGLKREAERFAEAGVTLVLEGRARFVDDVTLELASGRRVRGSSIVVCVGGRSRRLPIPGAELATVPEDVLALPALPRRVAIVGAGSTGAQLTTIFSAFGSEVTLLDVAPRILATTDDDVSRAVADAFRSQGVDVRTGLDGVTALEREADGTIRLTSVEDGAPSRDRFDAVVMATGWPADVADLGLENAGLSLTNGAIAVDRYFRSAVGHIFAAGDANGRDLLVQAAHFEAEAAAENAVLGVNRRTPGHLLPSGGFTDPDYAGVGMTEAEARRRDPLCLVATVPLAELDRAVIDDRETGFLKLVADRRREVILGAHAVGENAVEIVQSVTTAMAAGVDLATLADVRFAYPTYGAIVGLAARALLAEPPAAA; from the coding sequence GTGGACACGTACGACGTCGTCGTCATCGGGGCGGGCCCGGCCGGCACCGCCGCCGCGCTGCGCGCCGCGGAGCTCGGCGCTCGGGTCGCGGTGCTGGAGGCGGACCGGGTCGGTGGCACGTGCGTCAACAGCGGGTGCGTGCCGACGCGCGTGCTCGCGAAGACCGCGCGCCTCGTCCGCGAGGTGCGCACCGCCGACCGGTACGGGATCGGCGCCGGGCCGGGGCTCGTGGACTGGCCGACGACGGTCGCCCGCGTGCACGCCACGGTGGACCGCGTGCGCGGGCTCAAGCGGGAGGCCGAGCGGTTCGCTGAGGCCGGGGTGACGCTGGTGCTGGAGGGGCGCGCGCGCTTCGTCGACGACGTCACGCTCGAGCTGGCGAGCGGGCGGCGCGTGCGGGGCTCCTCGATCGTCGTCTGCGTCGGGGGCCGCTCACGGCGCCTGCCGATCCCGGGCGCCGAGCTGGCGACCGTGCCGGAGGACGTGCTCGCCCTGCCCGCGCTCCCGCGGCGCGTCGCGATCGTCGGCGCGGGCAGCACCGGCGCCCAGCTGACCACGATCTTCTCGGCGTTCGGCAGCGAGGTGACGCTGCTCGACGTCGCGCCGCGCATCCTGGCCACGACGGACGACGACGTCTCGCGCGCCGTCGCCGACGCGTTCCGGTCGCAGGGGGTCGACGTCCGCACCGGGCTCGACGGCGTCACGGCACTCGAGCGGGAGGCGGACGGGACGATCCGGCTCACATCCGTCGAGGACGGTGCGCCGTCGCGGGACCGGTTCGACGCCGTCGTCATGGCGACGGGCTGGCCGGCCGACGTCGCGGACCTCGGCCTGGAGAATGCGGGTCTGTCCCTGACGAACGGGGCGATCGCCGTCGATCGCTACTTCCGCAGCGCCGTCGGGCACATCTTCGCCGCGGGCGACGCGAACGGCCGCGACCTGCTCGTGCAGGCGGCCCACTTCGAGGCGGAGGCCGCCGCCGAGAACGCCGTGCTCGGCGTCAACCGGCGCACGCCCGGCCACCTCCTCCCCTCGGGCGGGTTCACGGACCCGGACTACGCGGGGGTGGGCATGACGGAGGCCGAAGCGCGCCGGCGGGACCCGTTGTGCCTCGTGGCCACCGTGCCGCTCGCCGAGCTCGACCGCGCGGTGATCGACGACCGTGAGACGGGCTTCCTCAAGCTCGTCGCAGACCGGCGACGCGAGGTCATCCTCGGTGCGCACGCGGTCGGGGAGAACGCCGTCGAGATCGTGCAGTCGGTGACGACGGCGATGGCCGCCGGCGTCGATCTCGCGACGCTGGCCGATGTGCGGTTCGCGTACCCGACCTACGGGGCCATCGTCGGCCTCGCCGCCCGCGCACTCCTGGCCGAGCCACCGGCCGCGGCGTAG
- a CDS encoding NAD(P)/FAD-dependent oxidoreductase, with the protein MTQARPIPAPTSAVVVGAGMLGLATAHFLRRHGLEVRVLEAEHVAAGSSWGNAGWLTPSLTTPLPEPSILRAGVRALLSPASPVYAPVRADPLLLRFLVSFLRHSTWAAWRRSMAAYVPLNARALDAFDTLAAHGVAQPTRAALFVAAYRAEADRVPLLHEIELLAEAGQDVPHEVLDGDGVRALVPAASPRVEAGVRLDGTRFIDPPAYVAALADTVRADGVELLEGVRVLAVDGGAPGRPAAVAAEHADGRRERFDADVVVLATGARLGELTRGLGVRTVVQAGRGYSFTVPVEDLPVGPLYLPAQRVACTPLDGRLRVAGMMEFRRPGEPLDPRRIAAIVAAAEPLIDGADFTDRRSEWVGSRPCTPDGLPLVGPTLSPRVHVAGGHGMWGITLGPLTGQLLAEAIATGVVPDVLAPLDPLR; encoded by the coding sequence ATGACCCAGGCCCGGCCGATCCCTGCTCCCACGTCGGCCGTCGTCGTCGGGGCCGGGATGCTCGGCCTCGCCACCGCCCACTTCCTGCGCCGACACGGGCTCGAGGTGCGCGTGCTCGAGGCGGAGCACGTCGCCGCCGGGTCGTCGTGGGGCAACGCGGGCTGGCTGACACCGTCCCTCACGACGCCGTTGCCCGAGCCCTCGATCCTGCGTGCCGGTGTGCGGGCGCTGCTCTCCCCGGCCTCCCCCGTGTACGCGCCGGTCCGGGCCGACCCGCTGCTCCTGCGGTTCCTCGTCTCGTTCCTGCGGCACTCCACGTGGGCGGCGTGGCGACGCTCCATGGCGGCCTATGTGCCGCTCAACGCGCGGGCACTCGACGCGTTCGACACGCTGGCGGCTCACGGCGTCGCCCAGCCCACCCGCGCCGCGCTGTTCGTGGCCGCCTACCGGGCGGAGGCGGATCGGGTCCCGCTGCTGCACGAGATCGAGCTGCTCGCCGAGGCGGGCCAGGACGTCCCGCACGAGGTGCTCGACGGCGACGGGGTGCGGGCGCTCGTGCCGGCCGCCTCGCCCCGCGTCGAGGCCGGCGTCCGGCTCGACGGGACGCGCTTCATCGACCCCCCGGCGTACGTCGCGGCGCTGGCCGACACTGTTCGCGCCGACGGCGTCGAGCTGCTCGAGGGCGTGCGGGTGCTCGCTGTCGACGGCGGCGCGCCGGGCCGGCCCGCGGCGGTCGCGGCCGAGCACGCCGACGGGAGGCGTGAGCGGTTCGACGCCGACGTCGTCGTCCTCGCCACGGGCGCCCGGCTGGGAGAGCTGACGCGCGGCCTCGGCGTGCGAACGGTGGTGCAGGCGGGCCGCGGCTACTCGTTCACCGTGCCCGTGGAGGACCTGCCCGTCGGCCCGCTGTACCTGCCGGCCCAACGCGTGGCCTGCACCCCGCTCGACGGTCGGCTGCGCGTCGCCGGGATGATGGAGTTCCGCCGGCCCGGCGAGCCGCTCGACCCGCGTCGGATCGCGGCGATCGTCGCCGCCGCCGAGCCGCTCATCGACGGCGCGGACTTCACGGACCGGCGCTCGGAGTGGGTCGGCTCACGCCCGTGCACACCGGACGGGCTGCCGCTCGTGGGGCCGACCCTGTCGCCGCGCGTGCACGTCGCGGGCGGCCACGGCATGTGGGGCATCACACTCGGCCCGCTCACCGGTCAGCTGCTCGCCGAGGCGATAGCGACCGGCGTCGTCCCGGACGTGCTCGCGCCGCTCGACCCGCTGCGCTGA